From the genome of Treponema primitia ZAS-1:
ATGGGGCTCCCCTAAAAGGTAGGGTACCAGGGGGTGCATACCGGCGGTAGTAAAAAGCACCGTAGGATCATTTTCGGGCAGCAGAGACTTGCCCTGGATCTGAGCATGTTCCTTTGATTTGAAAAATTCGACGTACTTAGAACGAAGTTCCTGGGCATTCATAACTAACCTCTACAAACTCTTAATTGAATTATCCGAATTATGATACAATATAATCATGAGAATTAAAAGACATTTAGGACTGGCATTACTAACTTTACTTCTCATTGAACCTATGTGGTTCAACGGGTGCGCCGGATTGAACAATGCAAAGAAACCGGGGGATGATGAAAAAAACCCTGCCGAAACAGATCAGGTCCTCCTTTTGAAAGAATACCATATTCCGGAGGATACGGAATTTTTACCCGTCCCCTTTTCCTGGCCCGTGGCAGCGCCGGGGGTAGGCGCCGTTACCCGGGAACAGGGAGATCCCCTGGCAAACCTCAATGATGATGAAAAAAAAGCACTAACCGAATCTTTCCGCGCCGCGTATGTTGAAGGACTGCTCCGGGAACTGCCGCTGAACGGGGCGCTTGGAGGTGATTTTGTCCACATCTGGCCTCCCGTCGAGCCGCTGAGCTTGGTCCAGAACTGGCGGAGCCGCGAGGATGTCCCCAATAGCTGGGGTATGCCGTCCCTGGTTTTGGCTGTCCGGGGTATGGAGAGGGATGAGGTATTTATAGTTCAGGGAGCCATCCTTAACATGTATGGAAGAAGCGCCGGGATCAACAGGGCTAATGGCGCCGCCGGGTACGGAGCCCCCCTGGGCGGGGAATTTTTATACCCGGACTTACGCGAGACCGGAATAGCCCAGCGTTTTGAATACGGTCTAATCCGTGTGGATACCGCCGGGAAGAGCGCCTTTGTCCGAACAGAGGATGTGCCGGAGAAGCTTCCCCCGGAAGCCGTAGGACAATATCCCGGGGACGATGGAACTATCAAGCAGGATTTTCAGAGGGCCTGGCAGCGGGGGATACATACGAAGCTGCCGGAACTTAACCCGGACGGCCCGGTACAGCGGCTGGATTTCTCCGAAGGATCCTGGAAAATTCCCACAGAGTCCGGAACCATTCAGATCACATCACTCTATTTCCAGAGCTTTAATTCGGGCAACGCCCTGTTTCTTCTGGGACGATCCCCGGAGGCTCCCTTCCAAACCAGGATTATCACCGGACCTTTCCTGGACGCCTTCCTGGCAGGAGAGGATCAAATCCTGCCCGGCGCTGGGGCAGCAACTCCGCTGCTAGGAACCGATTCTGCCGGGGAACTTCCCGAACGCCTGCTCCGGGGTCTTAGCCTCTACGGGCTTCCCCTGACCGATTCCTATCCGTCACCGGAAGAAGGGGCTTACAAGGAGACCCAGCGGTTTTCCCGGGGACGTATGGCAACACGTCCCTAACTATCCGCCCCTATTCTCTCCTCAACCTCAAGGGCGTCCTTCTCCATACCGATGGATCTGAAAATATCCGCAGAACGGCGGTAGGCGATATCCGCGGCGGGACCCTTTCCCGCCTTTTTATACACATCCCCCATGGCCTTCCAATCCGTTCCCAGACCATAGGTGTTTTCTGTCCGGCGGTCGTAGCTCAGGGCTTCCTCCAGGGCATTAAGGGCGCCCTGATATTGCCCGGACACCGAACGGATGGAGGCGATGAGGTACCAGTCATAGGCCGCCAGTTCCAGATACCCCCCTTTTATATGAATATCCTGGGCGTTTTTGATCCCCCTCTCTGCGTCATCCCAACGGCCCAGCTCTTTCTCCGCTAAGCCGATAACGGTCCAACCCAGAGCCAGGGCGATCTGTTCTTTTTTTATCAGCGACAGATCCTTCCGTACCTGGTCCCGAAGCTCCTCAGCGTTACTGCCGCCGCCGAGCAGCCGTCTCCTGGCGGTATAAATCCTGCTCACCGCCGCCAGCTCCGTATCGCCGATACGATCCGCCTCCGCCAGGGCGCCGTCAAAGGCGGCCTGGGCTTCGACAGCCCTGTTCAGGTAGGAAAGGATGTTCCCCCGGGAAAGGGCCACCCGGATGATCAATGCGGAATCGTCCGCGCTGACCGCAAAACGCTGGGCTTCGTTGATCAACGCAAAGGCTTCTGAATAATTTCCCCGGTCCGTTGCTTTATTAGCCGCCTCAAGCTGGGTTACCGCCATACGCCGCTGGGACCGTGTTTCCACCGGCCCCTTTGGCGCCGAAGAACAGCCTGCTAAAAAAAGTAGTAATACTACACCTGCATACTTCACCACTATCACTCCTCGTTAAAAAGCAACATCCCGGGGACTGGTCCCCCCTGTTCCGTGCGGAACCCGGTTAGGGATACCGTTTTTCAGCAGCGGGTTATTCCGCAGGGCAACGATCACGTCCTCCGCAGCCTCCAGGGCGGATCGAAGATCCGATATCAGGGCCGCCACCTGGGACATCTGGGTGGGGAAAACCGAAGCGGTGGACTCAACACTCTCCAGGGTTCCCGAAAGAGCCTTAAGGGACTTCTCAATATTGGTGTAAATTGCGCCATCCGTATCCAGAGCGCTTAATACCAGACTGTCCGGATTAGCCAGTTCCTGTGTGACGATCTTCAGGTCACCGATTACCGACCGTATATCATCGGTAATTTGTTCTATGTTTGTCAGGGAAGGCCGCAGGGATTTGTCCGCACTTTCAACCAGAGCGGAGGCGCCCCGGGCAGTACCCTCCACTCCGGCCATGGTCCGTCCAAGGCTGGTTTTTGTGTCCGTACCCCTAAAGGCGTCCCGGAGCTGGGTTACCACACCGTTGATATTCTGAAGCAGGGTATTAACCCTGGTTATTATAACCGTAATACTATCATCCTGGACCGGAATAAGTACCAGCCCTTTTTCAAGGGATTCCCTTCCTTCCTCGGAATTTACACTGGGAATAAAATCTCCGCCCAGGGGATCCGGATGAATCCCGGGATGAAAGAGGAACTGCCCGCCGCCGATACCGATAGGGTTTACCCGGATTTCGACCAGCGATCCTTCCCTGACCCGGTCAAGGTAGGTATCATAAATAGTAAACCTAACTTCTACCTTATCATCATCGGTCAGATCAAAGGACTTTACATTCCCGATGGTGAATCCCTTGTACTGAACCGGCATATTGGCGCTGAGGGCCGAGGCGGATTCAAAATGGGTACGGTAGGTCTGATCCTTGGCGAACCAGCGATGCCTTTTCCCAAGCATGAAAGTGGAAAAAACAAGGATCCCCAGGGCAACAATGATCAGGAGTCCCACAAGCTGGTCCGCAAACCGTATCCTGAATTTCATGATGCAATACCCTTCTTTATCATCCTTGACAGATTCTCATCCTCCGCAATCTCATCCCGTGTAAGGGTACGATACAAATTCCCTCCCATGATCATAGTAATCTTGTCGGCAAAATATTTAATAATCCTGAAATCGTGGCTTACAAAAATGATGGTACGTTTTTCCTCCTGCTGCTTCTTTACCAGGCCGATAAGCCGATCCGCGGCGTCATCGTCCAGGGATTCGGTCCACTCGTCCAGAAAAAGTAAGCCCGGCTTCAGGATCATGGCCCGGGCAAAGGCGATGAGTTTCTGCTCCCCCGTAGAGAGCATGGCGGGCCGGATATGGATATCCTTTGTATATCCCACATCCCTCAGCGCCTCGGTTATACGCCGGTTCCGGTCCTCCCGGCGCATTTGGGGAAAGTGAATCTTCAGGGGGAGTTCCAGACACTGGTACAGATCCTGGTTTGACCAGAGGGCCGAATCTTGAAAAACCACCGCCCCTTCCTTACGAAAAGCCAGGTTCTGTCCCCGGGTCATGGCGGCGATATTTTTCCCCCGGAAAAATACGTCCCCCCCGGTGGGAACCAGGAGCCCGGCGGCCAGCTTAAGGACCGTGCTTTTGCCGCCCCCCGAGGGTCCGACCAGGGCAAGGCTCTTCCCCTCCTCGACCTGCAAGGAGATATCCCGCACCACCTCTACATTTTGGGCCGAGAAGGATACGCCTTTCAATTCAATAATCGGTTCAGCCATATCATCCCTAACTCAGCGCCGTGTAATACAGGGCTGAAAGCAGTACATCCACAATGATACACCACACAAAGGAAGCCCCTACGGACTTAAGCCCCACCACGGGGATCTCCGTGCTGGCCCGCTCCACCGAAAAGCCGTTGATAATCGCCAGGACCGCGATTATCATCCCAAAGGCGATACTCTTTACTATAGTTATGACGATATCCTGGATGGTCAGCGCCTCCAGAAGATTATTGAAATAGTACGCCGCCGGCATGGGGTTGAAAAACTGGACCACCAGAAAGGACCCTGCCAGGCCGAAAACGGAAAAGTAGATGTTCAGCAGGAACATGGAAACGGTTACCGCCAGGAACCGCGGCACCGCCAGATACTCAATGGGGTCAACCCCGACGGATATATAGGCCTCCACCTCGTGGGAAATAACCATTCCGCCAATTTCGGTGGCAATGGCGGTGGCCGACCGGGCTATGATGATAAAAGCCGCCAGCAAAGGCCCCAGCTCCCGGGTAACGATGATAATAAGCAGGGTATAGAGGAGCCGCTCCTGGGAAAGGCTGGCCAGCAGGGGCATACCGATCACATACACCGCAGCTCCTATCCCCAGGGCGAGCAGAGAAGCAATCCCCAGGGCTTCCACAAAGGTAAAGAGGATTTGCATGACCAGTATCTTATACGCCGCCTGTCCCCGGAACACAAAATTCCCGATGCCGCCAAGGGTTCTGGCAAAAAAGCCCAGGGTATAAAAAACACTATCCAGGCGAAAGGCTTTGATACTCATCTGTTTCCCTTAATTATATCATAAATTTCGATTTTTAATAGTAGTGATTATGATTTCCGAGCCCTTGTCCGGCTATTTCACCTCCCGTATACTGCTTTTATGCACCGGATTATCGCGGATCTTCACCTCCATTCCCCCTATTCCCGGGCTACCAGCAAACGGAATTCCCCCGCCTTCCTGGATCGTTGGGCGCAGATCAAGGGTATCAACCTGGCGGGAACCGGCGACTGTACCCATCCGCAGTGGCTTGCGGATCTTCAAGGTGCGCTTGTTGAGGCGGAAGAGGGCTTTTATACCCTTAAAGAGGATATACGCCGGGATTTTGACCGCGGACCTGCCCTGGAGGAAGGGCTCCCCCACCCGGCGAATGGGGATACGCCGGTACGATTTGTGCTGACCGGAGAAATCAGCACGATCTACACCAGGGGTACCAAGACTAGGAAGGTCCACCACCTGATCCTGCTCCCCAGCCTGGAGGCAGCAGCAGCCTTCCAGGTACGGCTGGAACGGGTCGGCAATATCCGTTCCGATGGACGGCCTATCCTGGGCTTGGATTCCCGGGACCTCCTGGAGCTGCTCCTGGAATCGGATCCTCGGTCCCTGCTCATCCCCGCCCATATCTGGACTCCCTGGTTTTCCGTCCTGGGCGCCCGCTCGGGTTTCGACTCTATCGACGAATGTTACCGGGATTTGGCGCCCCATATTCATGCCATAGAAACGGGCCTTTCCTCTAATCCTCCCATGAACTGGGCGCTTAGCTCCCTGGATCGTTTCGCTATCATCTCCAATTCCGACGCCCATTCCCCGAATAAGCTCGGCCGGGAAGCCACGATCTTTGAGATGGATCCCTCCTACCCTGCTCTGGCCGCCGCCCTGGCCGGGGTAAGCCGGAAAACAGCCGGCCCGGCTCTTCTTGAGACATTGGAATTTTTTCCTCAGGAGGGAAAATACCATTATGACGGCCACCGGTCCTGCGATGTCTGCCTGAGCCCTGAGGAAAGCGCCGCCACCGCCGGTTCCTGCCCAGTCTGCGGCCAAGCGCTAACGCCGGGGGTTCTGGGCCGGGTCCGGGAATTGGCGGACCGTCCGGTAAGCGAAGATACTCCCTGCCCTCCCGAGTTTGAAGGAACCAACCGCCGTCCCTACCGTTCCCTCATACCCCTGGAAGAAATCCTGGGGGAAATCATCGGTGTTGGCCTTGCCTCAAAAAAAGTGACCCAAGCCTATGGGATGCTCATCGAAAAGGCGGGCAGCGAATTTGCTATCCTGATGGACCGGAGCATTGGGGATCTCGAAAAACTGAACTGTCCCGGCATAAGCGGCGAATTGTTGTCCGCTGCGATAGACCGGATGCGGAAAGGGGCAGTCTCCATAACTCCTGGCTACGACGGTATTTACGGGATCATCCGCGCCTTTCCGCAACGGACTTTAGCCCGACGAACCGGAGGCGCCGGCGCAGGGCTGTTTGGAGAAGAACCGGAAGCCCCGGACTTAGAGCTTAGAAACCCCACGCCCAAACCACGGAAAAGCCCAGACTTGGAGCTTACGGGTCCTGCGTCCAAACCCCGGAGCACCTCGGCTAAACTCTCTGCCATGTCCGGTGGGAATCCGGGTACTCCGCCGAGGCCGTCAGACCAGGACCGGTTCATCCCGGACCCGGACCAGGAGCGGGCGATCAACCACAGCGGAGGCCCGGCACTGATAATCGCCGGACCGGGAACAGGAAAGACCGCAGTCCTGGCCCGGAGCATAGCCCGGCTTATGGACCAGCCGGAAGCAGGGGGTGTCTTGGCGCTGAGTTTTACCGTTAAAGCCGCAGAAGAACTGCGGGAACGTATAAAAGCGGCCATAGAAAACAGGGAAACTGCGGCCCTTACCGTGGGGACTTTCCATTCCCTGGGACGATCCATCCTCAAAGCTGAAGCCGCATCGGCGGGGCTCCGGGATGATTTTACCATCCTGGATGAGGAAGGGCGGGCAGCGTTACTCAAATCCCTTACCACCGGGAAAAAGCCCCGGGTCTCCGCCGAACGGCTGGGTTTATATATAGAAGAACGGAAACGGTTTCTCCTCCGGCCCGGGGATACCGGTCTCCGGCTTGGTCCGGCGGCGGAAAAAATTCCGGAAGCTGCAGTTTTGGGGATCGAAATTCCGCCCCTGGATACGGTCCTGGACCAATGCTACAGGGAATACCGGGATGCCCTTAAGGCCGGGAACACCCTGGACTTTGACGATCTCCTGGCGGGTACGGTCCGGCTCCTGGCCGCCAAACCGGAGCTGCTTGCAAAATACCAGGAACGGTTCGCCAATATCTTTGCCGACGAGTATCAGGACATCAATTTTGCACAGTACGCCCTGCTGCGGCTCCTGGCGCGGGAGGAAATCCGGGTCATCGGAGATCCGAACCAGGCCATATACGGCTTCCGGGGTGCCTCCAACCGTTATATGGAGCGGTTCCTGGTGGATTATCCCGGAGCGGCGGTCTACGGGCTCAGTAAAAGTTTCCGCTGCGCCGAACCAATCATCCGGGCGGCAAACCGCCTTACCGGGACCAGCCTGCGGGGCAATTCCGCCGCAGTATGCCTCTACCGCACACCCTACCCCACGGACCGGGCTGAGGCCGAAGGTATAGCCCGCAGGATTGCTGCGCTTATCGGGGGAACCGGTTTCTTCGCCATCGACAGTGGCGTAGTCACTGGCGCCGACAGCGGCGTAAGCGGTCTTAGCAGCCTGGGCCAATGCGCCATCCTCATCCGGGCCGCCGCCCTGGCGCCACCCATTGAGGAGGCCCTCAAAAACCACGGCATCCCCTACCGGCTCATGGGGGAAAACCTGGAGGATATTCGGTGGACCACCGAGGAAGTGGCGCTCATGACTATCCACGCTTCCAAGGGACTGGAATTTGACCACGTTTTTGTAAGCGGTCTGGAGGAGGGCATACTTCCCTTTACTCTTTTCGGTGAAAACAAAAAGGAAGATATCGCAGAAGAGCAGCGGCTCCTCTACGTAGCCATGACCCGGGCCCGCAGGGGCCTCCACCTGTCCTGGGCTGCCTCCCGCAGTTTCCGCGGCAGGATACTTACCCAGCCGCCCAGCCGTTTCCTCGCCGGTCTGGAGAGCCTTATCCCCGAACTGAAGCACGGCATGAAACGGGGCCGGGATGGTCAGCTTGATCTGTTTTCATAGATCAATCCGTATCCACATTGATATTAAACTCCGCCCAAACAGGATAATGATCGCTCACATGCCTTGGCTGTATGGTCAGGACAGAAAAATCGTATAGCTCATCAAAGCGGATAACCCCACAGGCGCCGGTGTAATCTTCGATTGCGGATGTGGTAATAATAATACGGTCATAAGTATTATCACTGGCCGCCAGGGTGGTATCATAGTCATTCGTAATAATAATTTGATATTCATGCTCCGGAAATACGGTGGCTAATAAATGTTCATCATAGTATACGCCATCGGCGTTAAAATCGCCGGCTATCACCACATCCCTTTCATTCCATAATTCCTGAAAGTATTTTACCACCTCGGGCATGGCGGAGATTTCCCGGGCAGCGTTTGAAGGCTGAATATGGTTATCGATCAGAATAAAATCGAATTTATCCTTGGTCTGAAAGTATACCCCAAGGGGGTTTCTTTCAAATATGTCCTCCGGATCGGCCCAGGTAGTCTCCTCAATGAGATGCAGTTTCGTGGCGTCATAAATTATCCAATACTGTTCTTTGGAGCCGGATCGCCCTTCCCGGGGACCCAATACATAGGCATATTTGGGGGGCAGCAGATGCATGAACTGTACCACCGGGGCGATGTCCTGGGATCGGACTTCCTGAACAGCGGTCACATCGGAACGGGAAACAATATCAGTAAGGATGCTCACCACTTCGGGCTTGGCCATCTTCGATACACCGAAGATCTGTATATTGAAGGAACAGAGTTTTATAGATTCGGCGGAAAGCCGGACACCAAGGAAAAGAAAAACGAAGAGAATAAAAAATATACGGAAACGTAACAAAACCAGACTACGGAACAATTATGTCTTATTCTCTTTCTTGAACCCCGCCGAGAACCGCGCAAGAAGACTGTCGATCTGATTTTTTGTGGTAATACCAAAGTTCTCCAGCACTGCGGAATCGAACTGATCAAAAGTTACATTACCATTTTCGTATTCGCAGAACATATTGGCCAAATACACCGTATCCACCAGGGTCCGATATTTTTCCGGAGAGGAACGGGGATCGTGGTGGTAGCGGATAGCGTTAACCAGAGCTTCGGGGAAATTCCACTTTTCGGCGATCAGGGCGCCTATGTCGGCATGGTTCATCCCCGCAGAGAGGTTTTCAAAGGTGGCGGGGGGAAGGGATTTTTGGTCGCAGAATTGCCGGATATGGCCTATTAAATCGGGGTGAGCACTGGCAAAGACGATCTTGCCCATGTCGTGGAGTATACCCCCCACATAGACATCGTCCAGAACATTGGGATCCTTGTGAAAAACTTTAATAAGGTTAAAGGCATAAAAAGCCGTTTTATAAGAATGCTCCCAAAGGGCTTTCTTATCGGCCGAGTCTTCGCCAAGAACTTGCTGGGTTCCGTAGGAATAGAGGAGGTTCTTAATACCCCGGATACCCATCATCTTAACCGCTTCGGCAATGCTGTCTACCTTTTTGGAGAGCATGTATTGGGCGGAATTGACGATTTTTAGGAGGTCCGCAGTAATCGCCGGGTCCATGGAAATCTTCCGGGCTATATTGGTTATTTCCGCCTTGGGGTCTCCAATAAGCTTCTGTACCAGGAGTATGTTTTCCGGAAACTGGGGCAGGGATTTTACGTTATCCACAATAGAAGCGGAAAGAGCAGCAAAGTTCTCCACCAGCACCTTGTCCATGGGGATGAGAACCCGGGCGATGGTTTCTTTCTCGTTACTTGAAATATCAAAGCTATCTTCATTGAGCCCAATTTTTTTGAGCATCAACACCAATATTACCAGACCCAGACCGGCGCCTTCAGCATCGTCCAGTACCTGCCCCAGGGCATCCTCCAGATTATCGTACTGCCGGGACCTGGCCAGCTTATCGTGGATACGGATCAGTTCGATTTTGGTTATGGCTACGTTATTGCGGACTTCGATGTAAATGATATTATTTTTAATCTGTAGGATCAGTTTGATATAGAGGCCTTTTTCTTTTTGGAGCTGCAGGTAGTGGCCTATATTGGTTAGGGTATCTTCCTTAAAGGAATCCATTCCGTCCTTATAATCCTTGGGATTGTTAAGATCCAGCCCCCGTTCCATAAAATAAACCCGTTTGGTATTGGCCTTTTTGGCGTTCACCGCCAATTCCTGGACGCAATAAACGATATAATCCCTTAGATTTTCCTTTTCTATCTGTCTGAGAAAGATAGTGATTACCTTCTCTATGTAAGCTTCTATTTCGTGGGGAAGAGTATAGGTTGTTATGGTCAAGGGTATGCCGGATTGAACGGCTTTTTTTACTTTTTCTTCATCAACGGCTAATTCCTGTACAGGAGCCATACTTTACCTCTTCAACAATTTCTTTCCCGCTGGCAATGAAAACAAGTACTCTTTTTAGTCTACAGCATTATGGCAAATTCACGCAAGGTCCCAGCTTGAAGATTATGACGAATTCAGGGTATGATGGAACAACCAAGCATGTGGGAACTGAGAATTTTGGAACTGCTTATCGCCTTTTTTCTCCTCCTGCCCTTGATCCGGCCTTTTATCAAGGGCCTTTGGACTATGGACGGTTTGGCGGTACTCCC
Proteins encoded in this window:
- a CDS encoding MlaD family protein, which encodes MKFRIRFADQLVGLLIIVALGILVFSTFMLGKRHRWFAKDQTYRTHFESASALSANMPVQYKGFTIGNVKSFDLTDDDKVEVRFTIYDTYLDRVREGSLVEIRVNPIGIGGGQFLFHPGIHPDPLGGDFIPSVNSEEGRESLEKGLVLIPVQDDSITVIITRVNTLLQNINGVVTQLRDAFRGTDTKTSLGRTMAGVEGTARGASALVESADKSLRPSLTNIEQITDDIRSVIGDLKIVTQELANPDSLVLSALDTDGAIYTNIEKSLKALSGTLESVESTASVFPTQMSQVAALISDLRSALEAAEDVIVALRNNPLLKNGIPNRVPHGTGGTSPRDVAF
- a CDS encoding ATP-binding cassette domain-containing protein; protein product: MAEPIIELKGVSFSAQNVEVVRDISLQVEEGKSLALVGPSGGGKSTVLKLAAGLLVPTGGDVFFRGKNIAAMTRGQNLAFRKEGAVVFQDSALWSNQDLYQCLELPLKIHFPQMRREDRNRRITEALRDVGYTKDIHIRPAMLSTGEQKLIAFARAMILKPGLLFLDEWTESLDDDAADRLIGLVKKQQEEKRTIIFVSHDFRIIKYFADKITMIMGGNLYRTLTRDEIAEDENLSRMIKKGIAS
- a CDS encoding ABC transporter permease translates to MSIKAFRLDSVFYTLGFFARTLGGIGNFVFRGQAAYKILVMQILFTFVEALGIASLLALGIGAAVYVIGMPLLASLSQERLLYTLLIIIVTRELGPLLAAFIIIARSATAIATEIGGMVISHEVEAYISVGVDPIEYLAVPRFLAVTVSMFLLNIYFSVFGLAGSFLVVQFFNPMPAAYYFNNLLEALTIQDIVITIVKSIAFGMIIAVLAIINGFSVERASTEIPVVGLKSVGASFVWCIIVDVLLSALYYTALS
- a CDS encoding UvrD-helicase domain-containing protein, translated to MHRIIADLHLHSPYSRATSKRNSPAFLDRWAQIKGINLAGTGDCTHPQWLADLQGALVEAEEGFYTLKEDIRRDFDRGPALEEGLPHPANGDTPVRFVLTGEISTIYTRGTKTRKVHHLILLPSLEAAAAFQVRLERVGNIRSDGRPILGLDSRDLLELLLESDPRSLLIPAHIWTPWFSVLGARSGFDSIDECYRDLAPHIHAIETGLSSNPPMNWALSSLDRFAIISNSDAHSPNKLGREATIFEMDPSYPALAAALAGVSRKTAGPALLETLEFFPQEGKYHYDGHRSCDVCLSPEESAATAGSCPVCGQALTPGVLGRVRELADRPVSEDTPCPPEFEGTNRRPYRSLIPLEEILGEIIGVGLASKKVTQAYGMLIEKAGSEFAILMDRSIGDLEKLNCPGISGELLSAAIDRMRKGAVSITPGYDGIYGIIRAFPQRTLARRTGGAGAGLFGEEPEAPDLELRNPTPKPRKSPDLELTGPASKPRSTSAKLSAMSGGNPGTPPRPSDQDRFIPDPDQERAINHSGGPALIIAGPGTGKTAVLARSIARLMDQPEAGGVLALSFTVKAAEELRERIKAAIENRETAALTVGTFHSLGRSILKAEAASAGLRDDFTILDEEGRAALLKSLTTGKKPRVSAERLGLYIEERKRFLLRPGDTGLRLGPAAEKIPEAAVLGIEIPPLDTVLDQCYREYRDALKAGNTLDFDDLLAGTVRLLAAKPELLAKYQERFANIFADEYQDINFAQYALLRLLAREEIRVIGDPNQAIYGFRGASNRYMERFLVDYPGAAVYGLSKSFRCAEPIIRAANRLTGTSLRGNSAAVCLYRTPYPTDRAEAEGIARRIAALIGGTGFFAIDSGVVTGADSGVSGLSSLGQCAILIRAAALAPPIEEALKNHGIPYRLMGENLEDIRWTTEEVALMTIHASKGLEFDHVFVSGLEEGILPFTLFGENKKEDIAEEQRLLYVAMTRARRGLHLSWAASRSFRGRILTQPPSRFLAGLESLIPELKHGMKRGRDGQLDLFS
- a CDS encoding endonuclease, whose protein sequence is MLRFRIFFILFVFLFLGVRLSAESIKLCSFNIQIFGVSKMAKPEVVSILTDIVSRSDVTAVQEVRSQDIAPVVQFMHLLPPKYAYVLGPREGRSGSKEQYWIIYDATKLHLIEETTWADPEDIFERNPLGVYFQTKDKFDFILIDNHIQPSNAAREISAMPEVVKYFQELWNERDVVIAGDFNADGVYYDEHLLATVFPEHEYQIIITNDYDTTLAASDNTYDRIIITTSAIEDYTGACGVIRFDELYDFSVLTIQPRHVSDHYPVWAEFNINVDTD
- a CDS encoding HDOD domain-containing protein; this translates as MAPVQELAVDEEKVKKAVQSGIPLTITTYTLPHEIEAYIEKVITIFLRQIEKENLRDYIVYCVQELAVNAKKANTKRVYFMERGLDLNNPKDYKDGMDSFKEDTLTNIGHYLQLQKEKGLYIKLILQIKNNIIYIEVRNNVAITKIELIRIHDKLARSRQYDNLEDALGQVLDDAEGAGLGLVILVLMLKKIGLNEDSFDISSNEKETIARVLIPMDKVLVENFAALSASIVDNVKSLPQFPENILLVQKLIGDPKAEITNIARKISMDPAITADLLKIVNSAQYMLSKKVDSIAEAVKMMGIRGIKNLLYSYGTQQVLGEDSADKKALWEHSYKTAFYAFNLIKVFHKDPNVLDDVYVGGILHDMGKIVFASAHPDLIGHIRQFCDQKSLPPATFENLSAGMNHADIGALIAEKWNFPEALVNAIRYHHDPRSSPEKYRTLVDTVYLANMFCEYENGNVTFDQFDSAVLENFGITTKNQIDSLLARFSAGFKKENKT